The proteins below are encoded in one region of Paenibacillus sp. YYML68:
- a CDS encoding TIGR01777 family oxidoreductase, translating into MKVAITGGTGFIGKHLIQHFLQQKISVVVVSRQKQKSEHPLIRYTTYAELEERVQPLDGVDAIVNLAGESINQRWTSEAKKRILQSRLDAVAAVSSWIERLEHKPVLINASGIAIYGTSDDDTFIEESEWKKDDFLSSVVDQWEAAAEIIADTRVVLLRLGLVLGKDGGAFPRMVTPFKLGLGGRVGTGKQIISWIHITDLCRLIQFCIEQEDLEGPVNATSPVSVTNEEFGRKVASKLGKPFMVPAPAFLMKLMFGDMSELLLKGQRVFPAVAIQRNFQYNYPILELALDELLPEKKSSKALKEGSS; encoded by the coding sequence ATGAAGGTAGCGATTACGGGCGGAACTGGCTTTATCGGCAAGCACTTGATTCAACATTTTTTGCAGCAAAAAATATCGGTTGTCGTCGTCTCGAGGCAAAAGCAAAAATCGGAGCATCCACTCATTCGATATACGACTTATGCTGAGCTGGAGGAGCGCGTGCAGCCGCTAGATGGCGTAGATGCGATCGTCAACCTGGCCGGTGAGTCGATTAATCAGCGGTGGACCTCAGAGGCCAAGAAGCGCATTCTGCAGTCCCGATTAGACGCGGTGGCCGCCGTCAGCTCGTGGATCGAGCGCTTAGAACATAAACCGGTTCTTATTAATGCATCGGGGATTGCCATCTACGGCACCTCCGACGACGATACATTCATTGAGGAGAGCGAGTGGAAGAAGGATGACTTCTTGTCCTCGGTCGTCGATCAGTGGGAGGCTGCAGCTGAAATTATTGCAGACACACGCGTCGTGCTGCTTCGTCTTGGACTTGTGCTCGGTAAGGACGGGGGCGCTTTCCCGCGCATGGTCACTCCATTCAAGCTTGGTCTTGGCGGGCGAGTAGGGACCGGTAAGCAAATTATATCGTGGATTCACATTACCGACCTATGTCGGTTGATCCAGTTCTGTATCGAGCAGGAGGATCTGGAGGGGCCTGTCAATGCGACAAGTCCGGTAAGTGTGACGAACGAGGAATTCGGCCGCAAGGTCGCTAGTAAGCTTGGTAAGCCGTTCATGGTGCCGGCGCCGGCGTTCTTGATGAAGCTGATGTTCGGGGATATGTCCGAGCTGCTGCTGAAGGGTCAACGCGTGTTCCCTGCGGTAGCCATCCAGCGGAATTTTCAGTACAATTATCCGATTCTGGAGCTTGCGCTGGACGAGCTACTCCCTGAGAAGAAGAGCAGCAAGGCGCTGAAGGAGGGCTCGTCATGA
- a CDS encoding DNA topoisomerase III, translating to MKSLVLAEKPSVAKEIARVLGANQKQKSYYEGPSYVVTWALGHLVTLAEPEDYDANYKEWRLEDLPLIPQRMKLKLIRETTPQFKAIAALAKRSDLSQLIIATDAGREGELVARWIMEQIRWSKPFKRLWISSQTDKAIRDGFASLKPGTAYNALYRSAVCRAEADWLIGLNLTRALTCKHGAQLAAGRVQTPTLALLMERERQIKSFQSQDYWLLRADLGSFQAQWRGKETPDGRLFDKTQAEKLLERLASRSDAKVEQLKKTEKQEPHPLAYDLTELQRDANKRYGFSAKHTSNVLQKLYEQHKLVTYPRTDSRYLSSDIVPTLGVRLKALQVQPYNEYIKPLLTKPLPVTKRLADDSKVTDHHAIIPTEERPSMHILTADERKLYDLIVRRFISLFYPAYRYDETAVTVSIGGELFHAKGRIVTDKGWRALYADAAWSSRSDDEDEEAVREEETEPGQTLPPLQQGQALKSFKLALQKQLTKPPSRYTEAALLSIMEKHSLGTPATRADIIEKLLATDTIERRMNTMQPTGKGAQLIELVSPELRKPELTAAWEQELQRIATGQGDADAFMSRIRKQTESIVREVKNSDVEYKPHNLTSSRCPECSSPLQEIKGKHGKRLVCSSRECSYKRAAEAPLSNKRCPQCRKKMEIHTGKAGKYAQCRPCNVIEMLGEKSEGRGGRAGQRQQAELAKHYSDNVSLGSSLEEALRAAMNKKD from the coding sequence TTGAAATCACTCGTACTGGCAGAGAAGCCTAGCGTCGCGAAGGAAATCGCCCGTGTGCTAGGAGCCAATCAGAAGCAGAAGTCTTACTACGAAGGACCATCCTACGTCGTCACCTGGGCACTCGGTCACCTGGTCACGCTAGCTGAGCCGGAGGATTACGACGCGAATTATAAAGAATGGCGACTCGAGGATCTACCTCTCATCCCGCAGCGGATGAAGCTGAAGCTCATACGCGAGACGACGCCGCAGTTCAAGGCGATTGCGGCGCTCGCCAAGCGGAGCGATCTGAGCCAGCTCATCATTGCCACCGATGCTGGACGCGAGGGCGAGCTGGTCGCCCGCTGGATTATGGAGCAGATTCGGTGGAGCAAGCCGTTCAAGCGACTGTGGATATCGTCGCAGACCGACAAGGCGATCCGCGACGGCTTCGCCTCGCTCAAGCCAGGCACCGCGTACAACGCGCTCTACCGCTCCGCCGTCTGTCGGGCCGAGGCTGACTGGCTGATCGGCCTGAATCTGACGCGGGCGCTGACGTGCAAGCACGGCGCCCAGCTCGCCGCAGGCCGCGTCCAGACGCCGACGCTCGCCCTGTTGATGGAGCGCGAACGGCAGATTAAGTCATTCCAATCGCAGGACTATTGGCTGCTGCGGGCAGACCTCGGCTCGTTCCAGGCACAATGGCGCGGCAAGGAGACGCCGGACGGGCGGCTATTCGATAAGACGCAAGCCGAGAAGCTGCTGGAGCGGCTTGCGTCGCGCTCAGATGCGAAGGTCGAGCAATTGAAGAAGACGGAGAAGCAGGAGCCCCATCCGCTCGCCTACGACTTGACCGAGCTGCAGCGTGATGCCAACAAGCGGTACGGCTTCAGCGCCAAGCATACGTCCAACGTGCTGCAGAAGCTGTATGAGCAGCACAAGCTTGTGACGTACCCGCGCACCGATTCCCGATATTTATCCTCGGATATCGTACCGACGCTCGGTGTTCGTCTTAAGGCGTTACAGGTTCAGCCGTACAACGAATATATTAAGCCACTGCTGACGAAGCCGCTTCCGGTCACGAAGCGTCTTGCGGACGACAGCAAGGTAACCGACCATCACGCGATCATCCCGACGGAGGAGCGTCCGTCGATGCACATCTTAACCGCCGACGAACGCAAGCTGTACGATCTCATCGTCAGGCGGTTCATCTCATTGTTCTATCCGGCCTATCGGTACGACGAGACGGCCGTTACCGTGAGCATCGGCGGTGAGCTGTTCCATGCCAAGGGCCGCATCGTCACCGATAAGGGCTGGCGAGCGCTGTATGCCGATGCAGCTTGGAGCTCGCGAAGTGACGACGAGGACGAGGAAGCCGTCCGAGAGGAGGAGACGGAACCGGGGCAGACCCTGCCGCCCTTACAGCAAGGGCAAGCGCTGAAGAGCTTCAAGCTGGCGCTGCAGAAGCAGCTGACGAAGCCGCCTTCACGGTACACGGAGGCTGCGCTGCTCTCCATCATGGAGAAGCATTCGCTCGGAACGCCTGCCACGCGCGCGGATATCATCGAGAAGCTGCTCGCAACCGACACGATCGAGCGCCGCATGAATACGATGCAACCGACGGGCAAGGGTGCTCAGCTGATCGAGCTCGTCTCGCCGGAGCTGCGCAAGCCTGAGCTGACCGCGGCATGGGAGCAGGAGCTGCAGCGCATTGCTACGGGTCAAGGCGACGCCGACGCCTTCATGAGCCGCATTCGCAAACAGACCGAATCGATCGTGCGCGAGGTGAAGAACAGCGATGTCGAATACAAGCCGCATAACTTGACGAGCTCCCGCTGTCCGGAATGCAGCAGTCCGCTGCAGGAGATCAAGGGCAAGCACGGGAAGCGACTCGTGTGCAGCAGCCGTGAGTGCAGCTACAAGCGAGCGGCCGAGGCACCCCTGTCCAACAAGCGGTGTCCGCAATGCCGCAAGAAGATGGAGATTCATACCGGCAAGGCAGGTAAGTACGCCCAGTGCCGTCCCTGCAATGTGATCGAGATGCTCGGCGAGAAGTCCGAAGGACGAGGCGGACGCGCCGGTCAGCGCCAGCAGGCCGAGCTAGCCAAGCATTACAGCGACAATGTGTCGCTCGGCTCTTCCTTAGAAGAGGCGCTGCGAGCAGCGATGAACAAGAAGGATTAA
- a CDS encoding YafY family protein, producing MSKSKRLMELMIVVNKKRRFTVRELAEEFGVSTRTIMRDLQVLDELGLPLYAEYGPNGGYRVLNERLLPPIMFSEQEAVAMFFAYQSLQHYGALPFNEESTSALNKFYYYLPDDTKQKIDQMRRRVVFWTPKRHATVPYLKLLLEAALRKRPLQVVYDSRDGAKERAIQPLGVYSQNGYWYCPAYCFVKQKYRLFRADRFVQVEWTPDDHPTISIDEFPIERWLQPPNEEELLQEIGGNGTQLMDVMIRMTPEGVRRCRWESRVKQELELAEDGSGLLKLSINEEQADYFVSYFITFGADAIIEQPAALVERMRQAITRLKDAYGI from the coding sequence ATGTCCAAGTCGAAGCGACTAATGGAGCTGATGATTGTCGTCAATAAGAAGCGGAGATTCACGGTGCGTGAGCTGGCGGAGGAATTCGGGGTATCTACCCGAACGATTATGCGTGACCTGCAGGTGCTCGATGAGCTGGGCTTACCGCTGTATGCAGAGTACGGTCCGAACGGAGGCTATCGAGTATTGAACGAACGGCTGCTGCCACCGATCATGTTCTCCGAGCAGGAGGCGGTGGCGATGTTTTTCGCGTATCAATCGCTACAGCATTACGGCGCTCTTCCATTCAACGAGGAGTCGACGAGCGCGTTGAACAAGTTTTACTATTACTTGCCCGACGATACGAAGCAGAAGATTGATCAGATGCGGCGAAGAGTCGTATTCTGGACGCCGAAGAGGCATGCAACTGTCCCGTACTTGAAGCTGCTGCTGGAGGCAGCACTGCGGAAGCGTCCGCTGCAGGTCGTCTACGATTCTCGGGACGGAGCGAAGGAGCGTGCTATTCAACCACTGGGTGTCTACTCCCAGAATGGATACTGGTATTGTCCGGCCTATTGCTTCGTGAAGCAGAAGTATCGGCTGTTTCGCGCGGATCGATTCGTGCAGGTGGAGTGGACACCGGATGATCACCCGACGATCAGCATTGACGAATTCCCTATTGAGCGTTGGCTTCAGCCGCCGAATGAGGAGGAGCTGCTGCAGGAGATTGGCGGCAATGGCACCCAGCTCATGGACGTAATGATTCGTATGACACCGGAGGGCGTTAGAAGGTGCCGCTGGGAGTCGCGGGTGAAGCAGGAGCTGGAGCTAGCTGAAGATGGGTCGGGGCTGCTCAAGCTGAGCATTAACGAGGAGCAGGCGGACTATTTCGTCTCATATTTCATCACGTTCGGTGCGGATGCCATCATCGAACAGCCTGCCGCACTCGTCGAGCGTATGCGGCAGGC